The Gloeobacter morelensis MG652769 genome contains the following window.
CACTGCCGGATGGCGATTCCGGTGCGCTATCCCCTGGTGGAACTGGGGACGGCGGGGTTGTTCGGTGTGCTCGCCTGGCACTTTCAGGCAGGCTTCACCCTCACAAGCCTGGTGGAGGTGGCCTGCTGGGGATTTTTTGCGGCGGTGCTGTTGGCGCTGAGCCTGATCGATCTCGATACGCTCGAACTGCCGGGGGAACTGACCGCCGCCGGGATCGTCGGGGGGTTGGTGTTCCGCACGTTTTTTCCGGTCTGGGCAAGCGGCGCCTGGGCGAGCGGCCCGCCCGGTCTGGTGGACGCGCTGTACGGACTGCTGGTAGGCATCGGGCTATTCGATGTGATTAGCTATGTCGGCGAGAAGGCGATGGGCAAAGAGGCGATGGGGGGCGGCGATGCGACCCTGGCGGCGCTCATCGGCGTCTGGCTGGGGTGGAAGTTGCTCCTGGTTTCGCTCGCTTTTGGCTTCGGTCTAGGAGCGGTTTTCGGTCTGGCGGGCATCGCCGCCGGACGCCTCAAGCGCGAAGAGCCGCTGCCCTTTGGCCCGTTTCTGGCCCTCGGAGCGCTGGGCGGGCTATTGTTTGGGGAAAGCTGGATAACGAGTTACATGACGCTGTTTTAATCCGATGACCCTCGATGTGCAGGTGACGAACGTAACGAGCGCACTGGCCGCCTTGTTGGGCCTCAAAAGCGGCATGGGTGTCGAAATTGCCCCCGAGCAAATCACGATCGCCCAACTGGAGAAGCGGGGCAAGGGTCTGGGCCTCAAGCACCTGGTCACCGCTTCCACCCCCGCGGGGGCCGTGGCGGGAGGCCGCGTCGAAGAGCCCGAAGCGGTGGCCGAAGTGCTGCGCGATTTGATCGCCGATCACCGGCTCAAACCGGGACCGGTGGCCACGGCGATCCCGGGCCGCGAGGCGGTGATCCGCCTGATTCGCCTGCCCGCCGACCTGCAGGCCGACGAGTTGCGCGAGGTGGTCCTCAATCAGGAGGCCGAACTGTACCTGCCGTTTTCGCGCAGCGACGCTTTTGTCGATTTTCAGCCGCTCGCAGCGGCGGTCGATCCGGACGGGGTCAAGCGCCAGGAGGTGCTCCTGGTGGCCGCCCAGTTGAGCGTCGTCAACTCCTACCTCGAAGCGCTCCGGCGGGCGGGCCTCACCGCCAGAGTGGTTGATATCGCGAGCTTTGCGCTGGTGCGGGCTTTGCGCGAGCCGCTCGCTCAGGTTCCTCCCGGGGCGGCGGTGGCCCTGGTGCTGCTTTGTGCCGACGACACCGAGATTTCGATTTTGCTGGAGGGAGTGCCGCAATTCTCGCGCACGGTGAGCCTCGGCACCCGCGAATTTCGCGAGGCGCTGGAGAGCACCCTCGACTTGCCTTCTTTTAAAGCCGCGAATCTATCGCGGGTGCTGGGCGATCTAGCCGATGAGATCCAGCGCTCGCTCGATTTTTACCAGGCTTCGGGCACCACCGCGCCGGTGCCGCCGGTGGCACAGGTGCTGCTTGCGGGCAACGGCGCCAACGTCCGGCAGATTGACGAGTTTCTCAGGCAACGGCTGGCACTGCCCGTCTCCCGGGTCGACCCGGTCACAGCCCTCGGCCTGCCCGAAACGAGCGTGCCGCCGGGACTGCGCTCGGGTTTCGGCGTTGCCCTCGGTCTGGCCCTGCGGATCTTGTGA
Protein-coding sequences here:
- a CDS encoding prepilin peptidase, yielding MFAIGFWAIVGAAVGSCINVVAHRLPRGISLWWPPSRCPGCLTPLGPLENVPVLGWLGLGGKCRHCRMAIPVRYPLVELGTAGLFGVLAWHFQAGFTLTSLVEVACWGFFAAVLLALSLIDLDTLELPGELTAAGIVGGLVFRTFFPVWASGAWASGPPGLVDALYGLLVGIGLFDVISYVGEKAMGKEAMGGGDATLAALIGVWLGWKLLLVSLAFGFGLGAVFGLAGIAAGRLKREEPLPFGPFLALGALGGLLFGESWITSYMTLF
- the pilM gene encoding type IV pilus biogenesis protein PilM, translated to MTLDVQVTNVTSALAALLGLKSGMGVEIAPEQITIAQLEKRGKGLGLKHLVTASTPAGAVAGGRVEEPEAVAEVLRDLIADHRLKPGPVATAIPGREAVIRLIRLPADLQADELREVVLNQEAELYLPFSRSDAFVDFQPLAAAVDPDGVKRQEVLLVAAQLSVVNSYLEALRRAGLTARVVDIASFALVRALREPLAQVPPGAAVALVLLCADDTEISILLEGVPQFSRTVSLGTREFREALESTLDLPSFKAANLSRVLGDLADEIQRSLDFYQASGTTAPVPPVAQVLLAGNGANVRQIDEFLRQRLALPVSRVDPVTALGLPETSVPPGLRSGFGVALGLALRIL